In Selenomonas dianae, a genomic segment contains:
- a CDS encoding FecCD family ABC transporter permease codes for MLAQEYHARGRRKYLMIAAGAVLTLIAAYVFTTLGMKEAGPFQTVDAIAQYFDGTIAMGADAAMNKIILLLRLPRVLLALIAGAGLALAGALMQSVTRNYLVSPFTLGISSAAALGASLCIVLAAGTALDSDLGIIGAAFLLSCACGVIVYGIAQRSGLSPTTIVLVGIALNYFFSALTATLEFFAQEHKLAAVIQWTFGSLHRASWEYVAMGSPIVLLGGVVALFYALPLNVMAVSDDETARSLGVNPVRLRTIAGLVAVFMTATIISFTGVIGFVGLIAPHMARFLIGTDHRFYLPFTAVLGAALLLVSDTVGRLILYPVTIPVGIVISFLGVPLFIHLILRGGRPST; via the coding sequence ATGCTGGCACAGGAATATCACGCGCGCGGGCGGCGCAAATATCTCATGATTGCGGCGGGCGCTGTCTTGACACTCATCGCTGCCTATGTGTTTACAACGCTTGGGATGAAGGAGGCAGGGCCGTTTCAGACCGTGGACGCGATTGCGCAGTATTTTGACGGAACGATTGCGATGGGCGCAGACGCGGCGATGAACAAGATCATCCTGTTGCTGCGTCTGCCGCGCGTCCTGCTCGCCCTGATCGCAGGCGCGGGGCTCGCACTCGCGGGGGCGCTCATGCAGTCCGTGACGCGCAACTATCTCGTCAGCCCCTTCACGCTTGGTATCTCCTCGGCGGCGGCGCTCGGCGCCTCGCTCTGCATCGTGCTCGCGGCGGGGACGGCGCTCGACAGCGACCTCGGCATCATCGGGGCGGCGTTCTTGCTCTCGTGCGCGTGCGGCGTCATCGTCTACGGGATTGCACAGCGCTCGGGGCTCAGTCCGACCACGATTGTGCTCGTCGGCATCGCGCTGAACTATTTCTTCAGCGCGCTCACGGCGACGCTCGAGTTCTTCGCACAGGAGCACAAGCTCGCGGCAGTCATTCAGTGGACGTTTGGCTCGCTGCATCGCGCCTCGTGGGAGTATGTCGCCATGGGTAGCCCCATCGTCTTGTTGGGGGGCGTCGTCGCTCTGTTTTATGCCCTGCCGCTCAATGTGATGGCGGTGAGCGACGATGAGACGGCACGCAGTCTCGGAGTGAACCCCGTGCGTCTGCGTACGATTGCGGGTCTGGTCGCAGTCTTTATGACGGCGACGATCATCAGCTTTACGGGCGTGATCGGCTTCGTGGGGCTGATCGCGCCGCATATGGCGCGGTTCCTCATCGGAACGGATCACCGCTTCTATCTGCCGTTTACGGCGGTGCTCGGGGCGGCGCTTCTCCTCGTGTCGGATACGGTCGGGAGGCTCATCCTCTACCCCGTGACGATCCCCGTGGGCATCGTCATCTCCTTCCTCGGCGTGCCGCTCTTCATCCATCTGATCCTGCGCGGGGGGAGGCCATCGACATGA
- a CDS encoding aldo/keto reductase: MKHTVTLSNGGTVPALGQGTWYLGDAEGTRAREIDALRAGIEAGMILIDTAENYGDGRSEMLVGEAIRPYDRAKLFLVSKVMPSNAYGTRLMQSLDHSLSHLGTDYLDLYLYHWRGERPLAEMVAAMEEARAAGKIRAWGVSNLDTADMEELWRIDGGTNCAVNQVLYHMGSRGIDYSLLPWMREHHVALMAYCPLAQVGRLGCDLLWSSVLAEIAAKYGATPAQIALAWAIRDGNTIAIPRTGRREHAVSNAGADAFDLTEEDCAAIDRAFPPPTQKEPLHIE; encoded by the coding sequence ATGAAACATACGGTAACACTGTCAAACGGGGGGACTGTTCCCGCGCTCGGACAGGGGACTTGGTATCTTGGCGATGCGGAGGGCACACGGGCACGCGAGATTGACGCGCTGCGTGCGGGGATCGAGGCGGGGATGATTCTCATTGATACGGCGGAGAACTACGGCGACGGCCGCTCGGAGATGCTTGTCGGCGAGGCGATCCGTCCGTATGACCGCGCGAAGCTCTTTCTCGTGTCGAAGGTCATGCCGTCGAACGCGTACGGCACGCGGCTCATGCAGTCGCTCGACCACAGTCTCTCCCACCTCGGGACGGACTATCTCGATCTCTACCTCTATCACTGGCGCGGCGAGCGGCCGCTTGCGGAGATGGTCGCGGCGATGGAGGAGGCGCGTGCAGCGGGCAAGATCCGCGCGTGGGGCGTGTCGAACCTCGATACGGCGGATATGGAGGAGCTGTGGCGGATTGATGGCGGCACGAACTGTGCGGTGAATCAGGTGCTCTACCACATGGGTTCGCGCGGCATCGACTACAGCCTCCTCCCGTGGATGCGGGAGCACCACGTCGCCCTCATGGCGTACTGCCCGCTCGCACAGGTGGGGCGGCTCGGCTGTGACCTCCTCTGGAGCAGTGTGCTCGCTGAAATTGCGGCGAAGTACGGCGCGACACCGGCGCAGATCGCACTCGCGTGGGCAATACGTGACGGGAATACGATTGCCATTCCGCGTACGGGGCGGCGGGAACACGCCGTCAGTAACGCGGGCGCGGATGCGTTTGATCTGACGGAGGAGGACTGCGCCGCGATTGACCGCGCATTCCCGCCGCCGACGCAGAAAGAGCCGCTGCATATTGAATAG
- a CDS encoding ABC transporter substrate-binding protein, translating to MRIFVLMLSCALLFSALGCGGVQNERAGGYTVTDAEGRTVAFDQKPVRVLNYGLWLDDIVLGMLPSEHLVGIDHLADDPNSSNIVSIAETIPVKLNQPSAEQVVALHPDVVFLDAGKDAAVGDTLRDLGIRVVACRKPRTPEEVHAAVQLVAAALGEEAKGAALLAAYDTACSELMERVAGIPTDRRKKVLVISMSPTFGNRGGLFDTLCTMAGVTNGAAEIGLTAGQSLTKEHILAVNPDVLIVPVWNDHGSYDIEKFNREYLDDPALQTVKAIRTQRIVRPREGYIYNASQDMVFGAQDIAHLAYGDLIEPPVGRHLTVAEQ from the coding sequence ATGCGCATATTCGTTTTGATGCTCTCGTGTGCGTTGCTGTTCTCTGCGCTCGGCTGTGGGGGCGTGCAGAATGAGCGTGCGGGCGGCTATACGGTGACGGATGCTGAGGGAAGGACGGTCGCTTTTGATCAAAAGCCTGTGCGCGTTCTGAACTATGGGCTCTGGCTTGATGATATTGTATTGGGGATGCTGCCGTCGGAACATCTTGTTGGGATCGACCATCTCGCGGATGACCCGAACAGCTCGAACATCGTCTCCATCGCGGAGACGATTCCTGTGAAGCTGAATCAGCCGTCGGCGGAACAGGTTGTTGCCCTGCATCCCGATGTTGTGTTTCTGGATGCGGGGAAAGATGCGGCTGTGGGGGATACCCTGCGCGATCTCGGCATCCGCGTCGTCGCGTGCCGGAAGCCGCGCACGCCGGAGGAGGTTCATGCGGCAGTGCAGCTTGTCGCAGCCGCGCTTGGTGAGGAGGCAAAGGGCGCTGCCCTCCTCGCCGCCTATGACACGGCGTGTTCAGAACTCATGGAGCGTGTTGCAGGGATTCCAACCGATCGGCGAAAAAAGGTGCTCGTCATCTCCATGTCGCCGACGTTTGGGAATCGCGGTGGGCTGTTCGATACGCTCTGCACGATGGCGGGCGTTACGAACGGCGCGGCAGAGATCGGACTCACGGCGGGGCAGTCGCTGACGAAGGAGCACATTCTCGCGGTGAATCCCGATGTCCTGATCGTGCCGGTCTGGAACGACCACGGCAGCTACGACATCGAGAAGTTCAACCGCGAATATCTGGACGATCCTGCGCTCCAAACGGTGAAGGCGATCCGTACGCAGCGGATTGTGCGCCCGCGTGAGGGCTACATCTATAACGCCTCGCAGGATATGGTGTTCGGGGCACAGGACATCGCGCACCTCGCCTATGGGGATTTGATCGAGCCGCCCGTGGGGCGGCATTTGACGGTCGCGGAACAATAG
- the rsmG gene encoding 16S rRNA (guanine(527)-N(7))-methyltransferase RsmG, with product MASFADILEECAAAAGIVLTAEQIAQFARYNEMLVERNAHVNLTALTAPEDVAVKHIIDSLTAYDASLFGAAHTLIDVGTGAGLPGIPLAVYAPHLRVTLMDALQKRVRFLTDVTAAMGLTNTRCIHARAEEAARQKEHRGRYDIAVSRAVARLPVLLEYTMPLVRTGGTVLALKGRAYAEEMAEGERAAAILGGGAIAARPVQLPGRTDVRAILSVRKERPTPKAYPRRPGRAEQKPLP from the coding sequence ATGGCTTCTTTTGCGGACATCCTGGAGGAGTGTGCCGCTGCGGCGGGGATTGTGCTGACAGCGGAACAGATCGCGCAGTTTGCCCGCTACAATGAAATGCTCGTCGAGCGGAATGCACACGTCAATCTCACGGCGCTCACCGCGCCCGAGGACGTTGCGGTCAAGCACATCATTGACAGTCTGACGGCGTACGACGCGTCGCTCTTTGGCGCGGCGCACACGCTCATCGACGTTGGCACGGGGGCGGGGCTGCCCGGCATCCCGCTCGCGGTCTATGCGCCGCACCTGCGCGTGACGCTCATGGATGCGCTGCAAAAGCGGGTTCGGTTCCTCACCGACGTTACGGCGGCGATGGGGCTCACGAATACGCGCTGCATTCACGCACGCGCGGAGGAGGCGGCACGGCAGAAGGAACACCGTGGGCGCTATGATATTGCCGTGAGCCGCGCGGTGGCGCGTTTGCCCGTCCTGCTTGAGTATACCATGCCGCTGGTGCGCACGGGCGGGACGGTGCTCGCGCTCAAGGGGCGCGCATATGCTGAGGAGATGGCGGAGGGGGAACGCGCTGCGGCGATCCTTGGCGGCGGCGCAATTGCCGCGCGTCCCGTGCAGCTGCCGGGGCGGACGGATGTCCGTGCGATTCTTTCCGTACGCAAGGAGCGTCCGACACCGAAGGCATATCCGCGTCGGCCGGGGCGGGCGGAACAAAAACCGCTGCCATAG
- a CDS encoding D-2-hydroxyacid dehydrogenase, whose protein sequence is MKIVVLDGFTENPGDISWAPLEALGELTVYDRTALTESPLIAERIGDAEIAVTNKTPLTRAVIDACPNLRAIAVLATGYNVVDTAYAREKDIPVMNVPVYGTDNVAQYAIALLLEACSQVGHHDRSVHAGEWTRSIDFCYWQKPLIEVSGKTAGIIGFGRIGQAVARILSAMNVHVLAYSRSERAEGRALADYVPLDTLFQKSDVIFLHCPLTPETDGIINAANIAKMKDGVIIVNNGRGQLIVEEDLAAALTSGKVAYAAVDVASSEPIAADNPLLHAPNCIITPHISWATKEARERIMQMTADNVRAFMEGKPTNVVN, encoded by the coding sequence ATGAAAATAGTGGTACTCGATGGCTTTACGGAGAATCCGGGGGACATCAGCTGGGCACCCCTTGAGGCGCTTGGAGAGCTGACGGTCTATGACCGCACCGCACTCACGGAGTCGCCGCTGATCGCCGAGCGCATCGGCGACGCGGAGATTGCCGTCACGAACAAGACGCCGCTCACACGTGCCGTCATCGACGCGTGCCCGAACCTCCGAGCCATTGCCGTACTCGCGACAGGGTATAACGTTGTGGACACGGCGTATGCACGTGAGAAGGACATCCCTGTCATGAACGTGCCTGTCTACGGAACGGACAACGTCGCGCAGTATGCAATCGCCCTGCTCCTTGAGGCGTGCTCGCAGGTGGGGCATCATGACCGCTCCGTACACGCGGGTGAATGGACGCGGAGCATTGACTTTTGCTACTGGCAAAAACCTCTCATCGAGGTGAGCGGCAAGACGGCGGGTATCATCGGATTTGGGCGCATCGGTCAGGCGGTCGCACGTATCCTCTCCGCGATGAACGTTCATGTCCTCGCCTACAGCCGCTCCGAACGCGCGGAGGGGCGGGCGCTCGCGGACTATGTGCCGCTTGACACATTGTTTCAGAAATCGGATGTTATCTTCCTGCACTGCCCGCTCACACCCGAGACCGATGGCATCATCAACGCCGCGAACATCGCAAAGATGAAGGACGGTGTCATCATCGTCAACAATGGGCGCGGACAGCTCATCGTGGAGGAGGATCTCGCGGCGGCACTCACGAGCGGCAAGGTCGCCTATGCGGCGGTTGACGTTGCCTCGTCCGAGCCGATTGCGGCAGACAATCCGCTCCTCCATGCACCGAACTGCATCATCACGCCGCATATCTCGTGGGCGACCAAGGAGGCGCGTGAGCGCATCATGCAGATGACGGCGGACAACGTGCGTGCGTTTATGGAAGGCAAGCCGACGAATGTTGTGAACTGA
- a CDS encoding glycerate kinase type-2 family protein: MNLRADADGMIKESFAAILPDAAVRRALAGHTFGGGRIVLVAVGKAAWQMARAAADTLGERIDCGIVITKYDHVMEAIPRVTCMEAGHPVPDENSFAATEEALRLTEHLTAEDTVLFLLSGGGSALFEKPLIPAAELMDLTEQLLASGADIVEMNTIRKRMSAVKGGRFAAHCAPAHVFSIVLSDILGDPLNMIASGPAHPDASTAADAHAIARKYGLRLSPAARALLDTPLPFSLPNVEAHITGSVRELCAAAAAAAERRGYAPVLLTDRLDLEARAAGQFLACIARTHAADCVSTAYIAGGETIVRLMGKGRGGRNQELALAAADGIAGLDNVAVFSVGSDGTDGPTDAAGGYVDGGTAAALTREGRSAAAALAENDAYPALNAVGGLIITGPTGTNVNDVALVLIRGRSSREQ, encoded by the coding sequence ATGAATCTGCGTGCGGATGCGGACGGTATGATAAAGGAAAGTTTCGCTGCGATTCTGCCCGATGCGGCGGTGCGGCGTGCACTCGCGGGGCACACGTTTGGCGGCGGGCGCATCGTCCTCGTCGCGGTGGGCAAGGCGGCGTGGCAGATGGCGCGTGCGGCGGCGGACACGCTCGGGGAGCGCATCGACTGCGGCATTGTGATTACAAAATACGATCATGTCATGGAGGCGATTCCGCGCGTCACCTGCATGGAGGCAGGGCATCCCGTACCCGATGAGAATTCGTTTGCGGCGACGGAGGAGGCTCTGCGGCTGACGGAGCATCTCACGGCGGAGGATACGGTGCTCTTTCTGCTGTCGGGCGGCGGCAGCGCACTCTTTGAAAAACCGCTGATTCCCGCCGCAGAGCTCATGGATCTCACGGAGCAGCTGCTTGCCTCGGGCGCGGACATCGTGGAGATGAACACGATCCGCAAGCGCATGAGTGCGGTCAAGGGCGGCAGGTTCGCGGCGCACTGCGCCCCCGCACACGTCTTTTCCATCGTGCTCAGCGACATCCTCGGCGATCCCCTGAACATGATCGCCTCAGGCCCTGCGCACCCCGATGCATCGACGGCGGCAGATGCGCACGCCATTGCACGAAAATACGGGCTGCGGCTCTCTCCTGCGGCACGCGCACTTCTCGACACGCCCCTGCCGTTCTCCCTGCCGAATGTGGAGGCGCACATCACGGGCAGCGTGCGCGAACTGTGCGCGGCGGCTGCGGCGGCGGCAGAGCGGCGCGGCTATGCGCCCGTCCTTCTCACCGATCGGCTCGATCTGGAGGCTCGTGCGGCGGGACAGTTCCTCGCGTGCATCGCGCGGACGCACGCGGCGGACTGTGTTTCGACGGCATACATTGCGGGGGGCGAGACCATCGTGCGCCTCATGGGCAAGGGGCGCGGCGGACGCAATCAGGAGCTCGCCCTCGCGGCGGCGGACGGCATCGCAGGGCTTGACAATGTTGCGGTGTTCAGTGTCGGCAGCGACGGCACGGACGGCCCGACGGATGCGGCGGGCGGTTACGTGGACGGCGGGACGGCGGCGGCACTCACCCGCGAGGGCAGGAGTGCGGCGGCGGCACTTGCGGAGAACGATGCCTATCCTGCGCTGAACGCGGTCGGCGGCCTCATCATAACAGGCCCTACAGGGACGAATGTAAACGATGTTGCGCTCGTGCTGATTCGGGGGCGATCCTCTCGTGAACAATGA
- a CDS encoding TonB-dependent receptor plug domain-containing protein — protein MGKKRWMAGMTCVLCAFPLAAQAAEGETQSYETTAVNVTAQGYEKPTLDTPADTVVYTAEELKKTGARDVISALKFKNGVHFTNMGPDGQTWITGNAGVNLRGVENGTLVLIDGVPASFNNVSHLDMMSLDAVERVEIVKGGGSVLYGSEAFGGVVNVITKETYKNSVRVAAGDRGQRDYAATIDLGKVGIAVSRSYYGATGNLTDTMGKLKINGTQTPYMVGFGKSRKDHVNLTYKINDEMRLSYMYSGKNHSIHYNDAAGNLLKYFKYDDDEHFANFGYQDKKGWSGSAYYNFRSISNPDWFIVNPSTVEWEKSHHRQYGAEVKKVWKDDVSTTLVGISAKRQTYVNQNQKYRKYSESDSTLKPYAKFGGYGMNEYSLVASYDRDLSPVTAAIVSMRQDWVKSSAGDYDAFLPQLQVTTRLSRDSAVYASVGKFFRMPNFRNLYYASVVMVPNPNLKPESGWNYEVGYKYDGKGRRFTATVFHTDVCDQIVSVKGSDGRSYQTNAASYQNTGLEVSYAQDADAHVTFNTGFTVGNPERKYKDGQPFVRALGRYQLTAGVNYENRDLSAALSLSYWGDRGYNSTSNERVRFMPISGNLLASNLHVAYRFTPDLTGTFDVDNLFNRRDYTNSGNYYTVGRSFLVGVNYMF, from the coding sequence ATGGGAAAGAAACGATGGATGGCAGGAATGACATGCGTACTCTGTGCGTTTCCGCTTGCGGCGCAGGCGGCAGAGGGGGAGACGCAGAGCTATGAGACGACTGCGGTCAACGTGACAGCACAGGGCTATGAGAAGCCGACACTCGACACGCCTGCCGATACGGTGGTCTATACGGCAGAAGAGTTGAAAAAGACGGGCGCGCGCGATGTGATCTCCGCACTGAAATTCAAGAATGGCGTGCACTTTACCAATATGGGCCCCGACGGACAGACGTGGATCACGGGCAACGCGGGCGTAAACCTGCGTGGTGTTGAGAACGGGACACTTGTCCTAATCGACGGTGTGCCCGCTTCGTTCAATAACGTGAGCCATCTCGACATGATGAGCCTCGACGCTGTGGAGCGTGTGGAGATCGTGAAGGGGGGCGGCTCCGTACTCTACGGCTCGGAGGCGTTTGGCGGTGTTGTGAATGTCATCACGAAGGAGACCTATAAGAACTCGGTGCGTGTGGCGGCGGGGGATCGCGGGCAGCGCGACTATGCGGCGACCATCGACCTCGGCAAGGTTGGCATCGCCGTCAGCCGTTCGTACTACGGTGCGACGGGGAATCTGACGGATACGATGGGGAAGCTGAAGATCAACGGGACACAGACCCCCTATATGGTCGGATTTGGCAAGAGCCGCAAGGATCACGTCAACCTCACGTACAAGATCAATGACGAGATGCGCCTCTCCTATATGTACAGCGGCAAGAATCACTCCATTCATTACAACGACGCTGCAGGGAATCTCCTCAAGTATTTCAAGTACGACGACGATGAGCATTTTGCGAATTTCGGCTATCAGGATAAAAAGGGGTGGTCAGGCAGTGCGTACTACAATTTCCGCTCGATCTCGAACCCCGATTGGTTTATCGTGAATCCGAGCACCGTAGAGTGGGAGAAGAGCCATCACCGCCAGTACGGCGCGGAGGTGAAGAAGGTCTGGAAGGACGATGTGAGTACGACGCTCGTCGGTATTTCGGCGAAGCGGCAGACCTACGTCAATCAGAATCAGAAGTATCGAAAGTATTCAGAGAGCGACAGTACGCTAAAACCCTATGCAAAGTTCGGCGGCTACGGCATGAATGAATACTCGCTCGTTGCCTCGTATGATCGTGACCTCAGCCCCGTGACGGCGGCGATTGTCAGCATGCGTCAGGATTGGGTGAAGTCCTCGGCGGGCGACTATGACGCCTTTCTTCCGCAGCTGCAGGTGACCACGCGCCTCAGTCGTGACAGCGCCGTCTATGCGAGTGTGGGCAAATTTTTCCGTATGCCGAATTTCCGCAACCTGTACTATGCGAGCGTTGTCATGGTTCCCAATCCGAATCTGAAACCGGAGTCCGGGTGGAACTATGAGGTGGGGTACAAGTATGACGGCAAAGGCCGCCGCTTTACAGCGACTGTGTTCCATACAGATGTGTGCGATCAGATTGTCAGTGTGAAGGGCAGCGACGGCAGGAGTTACCAGACGAACGCAGCATCCTATCAGAATACAGGACTGGAGGTGTCCTATGCACAGGATGCCGATGCACACGTCACGTTCAACACCGGTTTTACCGTCGGCAATCCCGAGCGCAAGTACAAGGATGGGCAGCCCTTCGTGCGCGCGCTCGGCCGCTATCAGCTGACTGCCGGCGTAAACTACGAGAACCGCGACCTCTCGGCGGCGCTCAGTCTCAGCTACTGGGGCGACCGCGGCTACAACAGTACGAGTAATGAGCGCGTACGCTTTATGCCAATTTCGGGCAATCTGCTTGCCTCGAATCTTCATGTCGCCTATCGCTTCACCCCTGACCTCACCGGGACATTCGATGTGGACAATCTCTTCAATCGCCGTGACTATACGAACAGCGGCAACTATTACACCGTCGGACGCTCCTTCCTCGTTGGCGTGAACTATATGTTCTGA
- a CDS encoding protein-export chaperone SecB yields MSEKSLTSCHAAIQFQGYMFEKLSFSYHGNNGNEDEGEAVGSVSTKFRIAIALNKEDDSTLKGDIRLSCEVNAENNEQFPMVSATMHGEFHISPNTPEDQAKKLLEVNGVAVMFPFLRAAISNITMTAGVGPMVLPLVDVRKLAHAE; encoded by the coding sequence ATGAGTGAAAAATCGCTTACATCGTGCCATGCGGCAATACAGTTTCAGGGATATATGTTCGAGAAGTTGTCCTTTTCCTATCATGGAAATAATGGCAATGAAGATGAGGGTGAAGCGGTAGGATCTGTTTCAACAAAATTTCGAATAGCAATTGCGTTGAATAAAGAAGACGATTCAACTTTGAAAGGGGATATCAGACTATCTTGCGAAGTGAATGCGGAAAATAATGAACAATTTCCGATGGTATCAGCGACGATGCATGGAGAATTTCATATTTCCCCGAATACGCCCGAAGACCAAGCAAAAAAACTATTGGAAGTAAATGGTGTAGCAGTGATGTTTCCCTTCTTACGTGCCGCCATATCCAATATCACAATGACGGCCGGCGTTGGACCTATGGTTCTTCCACTCGTTGATGTTAGAAAGCTGGCACATGCCGAATGA
- a CDS encoding ABC transporter substrate-binding protein, with protein MRIQIFLCGIALCLLLVLVGCGKGEEQAAQGVETITVTDSIGREVTIPYPLTRVVVSNAYNVEFINAVGAIDTVVGVDSYIFQNPSAFPGRFTQDQVIGANQTNLNYEKIIELQPQALILTGNGSWEDAEKKLSPFGIAVIVVDAYYTGAFQENCALIGRLFGKEAEAAELAAFFTEQLDYIRQRTANVPKKRLYFEYRTEGNTTVPGDYFYDMVAYSGADNIFGDAKNPQVNPEAVIERNPAYIVKVSEPKVRASYLPPSPEDHARILHELESRVGWDTIDAVKNQRILLLSHYAHGGASKLVGTMYIAKFLYPELLPDLHPEEVFKVWVEKYQHLPYVEGHTYPAFPLTGE; from the coding sequence ATGAGGATACAAATATTTTTATGCGGCATCGCACTCTGCCTGCTGCTCGTCCTCGTGGGCTGCGGCAAGGGGGAAGAGCAGGCGGCACAGGGCGTGGAGACGATCACCGTCACGGACAGTATCGGGCGGGAGGTGACGATACCCTATCCGCTGACGCGCGTTGTCGTGTCGAATGCCTACAACGTCGAGTTCATCAATGCGGTCGGGGCGATCGACACGGTGGTCGGCGTCGATAGCTATATCTTTCAAAACCCCTCCGCCTTCCCCGGGCGGTTCACGCAGGATCAGGTGATCGGCGCGAATCAGACCAATCTCAACTATGAAAAGATCATCGAGCTGCAGCCGCAGGCGCTCATTCTGACGGGCAACGGCAGCTGGGAGGACGCGGAGAAGAAACTCTCGCCGTTTGGAATCGCTGTGATCGTTGTGGATGCCTACTATACCGGCGCATTTCAGGAGAATTGCGCACTGATCGGGCGGCTCTTCGGCAAGGAGGCGGAGGCGGCGGAGCTTGCGGCGTTCTTTACGGAACAGCTGGACTATATCCGCCAGAGAACGGCGAACGTGCCGAAGAAGCGGCTCTATTTTGAGTACCGCACGGAGGGCAATACGACTGTGCCCGGGGATTATTTCTACGACATGGTGGCGTATTCGGGCGCGGACAATATCTTTGGCGACGCGAAGAATCCGCAGGTGAACCCCGAGGCGGTGATCGAGCGGAACCCCGCCTACATCGTGAAGGTGTCCGAGCCAAAGGTGCGCGCTTCCTACCTTCCGCCGAGCCCCGAGGATCATGCGCGTATCCTGCACGAGCTCGAGAGCCGCGTGGGATGGGACACGATCGACGCGGTGAAGAATCAGCGCATTCTGCTGCTTTCGCACTATGCGCACGGCGGCGCATCAAAGCTCGTCGGGACGATGTATATTGCGAAATTCCTCTACCCCGAGCTGCTGCCCGACCTCCATCCCGAGGAGGTATTCAAGGTCTGGGTGGAGAAATATCAGCACCTCCCGTATGTCGAGGGGCATACCTACCCCGCGTTTCCGCTGACGGGGGAGTAG
- a CDS encoding ABC transporter ATP-binding protein has translation MSAAMRLCAVHLTFGYRPERRILDDVSLGIASGEVLGLLGPNGTGKTTLIKCIARLLHPSAGTVQVDGADLAALSAGEIAQRVAYVPQYTNAAFGMTALQAVLMGRLPYAGYRYRAEDEQIAFRVMERMGLSDFAFRSIREMSGGERQRVFIARALAQETGLIILDEPTASLDLYHQLFILRLITEIARRDGIAVLMTIHDLNLASLFCDTILMLKDAHVFAYGRAQEVLTEEHIAAMYGVHTRVTVEDGAKHVRLLKDG, from the coding sequence ATGAGTGCAGCAATGCGTCTTTGTGCGGTGCATCTCACCTTCGGCTATCGCCCGGAGCGGCGTATCTTGGACGATGTGTCTCTCGGCATCGCGTCGGGCGAGGTGCTCGGGCTGCTCGGCCCGAACGGCACGGGCAAGACGACGCTCATCAAGTGCATTGCCCGGCTCCTGCATCCTTCTGCGGGGACAGTGCAGGTGGACGGCGCGGATCTCGCCGCGCTTTCCGCAGGAGAGATCGCGCAGCGGGTCGCCTATGTGCCGCAGTATACGAATGCCGCATTCGGCATGACGGCACTGCAAGCGGTGCTCATGGGGCGGCTGCCGTATGCGGGCTATCGTTACCGCGCGGAGGATGAGCAGATTGCGTTTCGCGTGATGGAGCGCATGGGACTTTCGGACTTCGCCTTTCGCAGCATTCGGGAGATGAGCGGGGGCGAACGGCAGCGCGTCTTTATCGCGCGCGCACTCGCGCAGGAAACAGGGCTCATCATCCTCGATGAACCGACGGCGAGCCTCGACCTCTATCACCAGCTCTTTATCCTGCGCCTCATCACGGAGATCGCGCGGCGGGACGGTATCGCCGTCCTCATGACCATCCACGACCTCAACCTCGCCTCGCTCTTTTGCGACACCATCCTCATGCTGAAGGACGCTCATGTATTCGCATACGGGCGGGCGCAGGAGGTGCTGACCGAGGAGCATATCGCGGCAATGTACGGCGTGCATACGCGTGTCACCGTCGAGGACGGGGCGAAGCACGTGCGGCTGTTGAAGGATGGATAG